From Mycobacterium lacus, one genomic window encodes:
- a CDS encoding SpoIIAA family protein encodes MIELLKGFPDNVAAFACHGHVTKHDYDTVLIPDFEDRLSRHQKVRIYCEIPSDFKKFEPGAVWADTKFGFGHFFDWDRAAMVTDVEWVARVAKFSEFFHFLWPGEYRTFSDAEADSAREWVAESQQ; translated from the coding sequence GTGATCGAGCTACTGAAGGGCTTTCCGGACAACGTTGCCGCGTTCGCCTGCCATGGGCATGTGACGAAGCACGATTACGACACGGTGCTGATACCAGACTTCGAAGACAGACTGTCTCGCCACCAGAAGGTGCGGATCTACTGCGAGATACCGTCCGATTTCAAGAAGTTCGAGCCGGGCGCGGTTTGGGCGGATACAAAGTTTGGTTTCGGTCATTTCTTCGACTGGGATCGCGCCGCGATGGTCACCGACGTGGAATGGGTGGCGCGTGTGGCGAAATTCAGCGAGTTCTTTCACTTTCTGTGGCCCGGCGAATACCGCACGTTCTCCGACGCTGAAGCCGACAGTGCGCGCGAATGGGTCGCTGAATCCCAACAATAA
- a CDS encoding DoxX family protein — protein MKENLNESLTRYSPAVLGLFRFVYGLLFAGYGSMNLFGWPVSPPHAVEFAVWPAWYAGLIQFVAGFLIATGLWTRAAAFIASGEMAIAYLWQHQPHVLWPIGNPPTGNGGTPAILFCFGFFLLVFTGAGSYSIDALRAARPSARPRA, from the coding sequence GTGAAGGAGAATCTCAACGAGAGCCTCACCCGTTATTCGCCAGCTGTGTTGGGCCTCTTCCGGTTCGTCTACGGCCTGCTCTTCGCCGGGTACGGCTCGATGAACCTCTTTGGCTGGCCGGTAAGTCCGCCGCATGCCGTCGAGTTCGCAGTCTGGCCCGCGTGGTATGCCGGGCTGATCCAATTCGTCGCGGGGTTCCTGATTGCGACCGGCTTGTGGACCCGCGCCGCCGCGTTCATCGCGTCGGGAGAGATGGCGATCGCCTACTTGTGGCAGCATCAACCACACGTACTGTGGCCGATCGGCAATCCCCCGACGGGCAATGGTGGGACTCCGGCGATTCTCTTCTGCTTCGGCTTCTTCCTGCTGGTCTTCACCGGCGCGGGAAGCTACTCGATCGACGCCCTGCGCGCCGCGCGTCCGAGCGCCCGCCCTCGAGCGTGA
- a CDS encoding DMT family transporter, translating to MTYLLLFCAIAAEVVATSLLKSTEGFTRPWPALACLGGYAVAFVLLALSISRGMQTDVAYALWSAIGTAAIVLIAVLFLGSPVSVAKVVGVGLIIVGVVTLNLAGAH from the coding sequence TTGACCTATCTGCTCCTGTTCTGCGCGATCGCCGCGGAGGTGGTGGCGACCAGCCTGCTGAAGAGCACCGAAGGTTTTACCCGACCCTGGCCCGCCCTGGCCTGCCTGGGTGGTTACGCCGTTGCTTTCGTCCTGCTGGCGCTGTCCATCTCGCGCGGCATGCAGACGGACGTCGCCTATGCGTTGTGGTCGGCAATCGGCACGGCCGCCATCGTGCTGATCGCCGTGCTGTTCCTCGGCTCGCCGGTGTCGGTGGCGAAGGTGGTGGGCGTCGGGCTGATCATCGTCGGCGTCGTGACGTTGAACCTGGCCGGTGCCCATTGA
- a CDS encoding TetR/AcrR family transcriptional regulator codes for MTAVPDRRPRDPAGRRQAIVEAAGRVIARRGLGELTHRRVAAEAGVPVGSTTYYFSDLGALREAALAHAANASAEWLEQWRRELDDHDDLPGTLARLTAEYLVDQDRHRALNELYAAATHHPELQRLARLWQEGLCALLEPRIGRRAADAVIVFLDGATLHSLITGTPLSTAALTDAIVRLVAESPTGPSH; via the coding sequence TTGACCGCTGTCCCCGACCGCCGTCCGCGCGACCCTGCCGGTCGCCGGCAGGCGATCGTCGAGGCGGCCGGGCGCGTGATCGCCCGCCGGGGCCTCGGTGAGCTGACCCACCGCCGGGTCGCCGCGGAGGCCGGCGTACCGGTTGGGTCGACGACCTACTACTTCAGTGACCTCGGCGCGCTGCGCGAAGCCGCGCTGGCGCACGCCGCAAACGCGTCGGCCGAATGGCTCGAGCAGTGGCGTCGCGAGCTCGACGACCACGACGACCTTCCTGGCACCCTCGCCCGGCTCACCGCCGAATACCTGGTCGACCAGGACCGGCACCGCGCGCTCAACGAGCTCTACGCCGCGGCGACCCACCACCCCGAGTTGCAGCGCCTGGCCCGGCTCTGGCAGGAGGGTCTATGCGCGCTGCTGGAACCGCGCATCGGCCGGCGAGCCGCCGACGCGGTCATCGTGTTTCTCGACGGCGCCACGCTGCACTCGCTCATCACCGGTACGCCGCTGAGCACCGCCGCGCTCACCGACGCAATCGTCAGACTGGTTGCCGAAAGCCCAACCGGCCCTTCGCATTAG
- the pgm gene encoding phosphoglucomutase (alpha-D-glucose-1,6-bisphosphate-dependent): protein MVAHPRAGQPAQPEDLVDLPHLVTAYYAVEPDPDDIAQQVVFGTSGHRGSALAGAFNEAHILAITQAIVEYRGAHGTTGPLFIGRDTHGLSEPAWVSALEVLAANEVVAVVDSRDRYTPTPAISHAILAYNRGRTDAHADGIVVTPSHNPPPDGGFKYNPPDGGPADTDVTNAIAKRANEILRNGSEVKRVPLARALRSAQRHDYLGNYVDDLPDVVDVAAIRRAGVRIGADPLGGASVDYWGEIASRHRLELTVVNPLVDATWRFMTLDHDGKIRMDCSSPDAMASLIANRDRYQIATGNDADADRHGIVTPDAGLLNPNHYLAVAIDYLYTHRPSWPSGVAVGKTAVSSSIIDRVVAGIGRRLVEVPVGFKWFVDPLIGGTIGFGGEESAGASFLRRDGSVWTTDKDGIIMALLAAEILAVTGATPSQRYAELACEYGAPAYARVDVPADREQKARLAKLSADQVSATELAGEPILAKLTAAPGNGAPLGGLKVTTANAWFAARPSGTEDVYKIYAESFRGPEHLAEVEKMAREVVNRVIG from the coding sequence ATGGTGGCCCACCCGCGTGCCGGTCAACCGGCCCAGCCCGAGGACCTCGTCGACCTGCCCCACCTGGTTACCGCGTATTACGCGGTTGAGCCCGATCCCGACGACATCGCTCAGCAGGTGGTGTTCGGTACCTCGGGCCACCGCGGCTCGGCGCTGGCCGGGGCGTTCAACGAAGCCCACATCCTGGCCATCACCCAAGCGATCGTCGAGTACCGCGGCGCCCACGGCACGACCGGGCCGTTGTTCATCGGCCGTGACACGCACGGCCTTTCGGAGCCGGCCTGGGTGTCGGCGCTGGAGGTGCTTGCCGCCAACGAAGTGGTAGCGGTGGTGGACAGCCGCGACCGGTACACGCCGACGCCGGCGATCAGCCACGCCATCCTCGCCTACAACCGCGGCCGCACCGACGCGCACGCCGACGGGATCGTCGTCACCCCCTCGCACAACCCGCCACCGGACGGCGGCTTCAAGTACAACCCGCCCGACGGCGGTCCGGCGGACACCGACGTCACCAACGCAATAGCCAAGCGCGCCAACGAGATTCTGCGTAATGGTTCGGAAGTGAAGCGGGTGCCTTTGGCGCGCGCGCTGCGGAGCGCCCAGCGCCACGATTATTTGGGCAACTACGTCGACGACCTGCCGGACGTGGTCGATGTCGCCGCGATCCGCCGCGCCGGGGTGCGAATCGGCGCCGACCCGCTGGGCGGGGCCAGCGTGGACTACTGGGGCGAGATCGCGTCCCGGCACCGCCTGGAGCTGACCGTGGTCAATCCGCTGGTCGACGCGACGTGGCGGTTCATGACGCTCGACCACGACGGCAAGATCCGGATGGACTGCAGCTCGCCGGACGCGATGGCCTCGCTGATCGCCAACCGCGACCGCTACCAGATCGCCACCGGCAACGACGCCGACGCCGACCGCCACGGCATCGTCACCCCCGACGCGGGGCTGCTGAATCCGAATCACTATCTGGCGGTGGCCATCGACTACCTCTATACCCACCGGCCGTCCTGGCCGTCTGGTGTCGCCGTCGGCAAGACGGCGGTCAGTTCGTCGATCATCGACCGGGTGGTCGCGGGCATCGGGCGTCGGCTGGTTGAGGTGCCGGTCGGGTTCAAGTGGTTCGTCGATCCCCTGATCGGCGGAACGATCGGGTTCGGCGGCGAGGAGTCGGCGGGCGCGTCGTTCCTGCGGCGCGACGGATCGGTGTGGACCACCGACAAGGACGGCATCATCATGGCGCTGCTGGCCGCCGAGATCCTGGCCGTCACCGGCGCCACGCCGTCGCAGCGGTATGCCGAGCTGGCCTGCGAGTACGGCGCGCCGGCCTATGCCCGGGTGGACGTGCCCGCCGACCGCGAGCAGAAGGCCCGGCTGGCCAAGCTGTCGGCCGATCAGGTCAGCGCCACCGAGCTGGCCGGCGAGCCGATCCTCGCAAAGCTGACCGCCGCGCCGGGCAATGGCGCGCCGCTGGGTGGACTGAAGGTGACGACGGCCAACGCATGGTTTGCCGCACGACCGTCGGGCACCGAGGACGTCTACAAGATCTACGCCGAGTCCTTCCGCGGACCCGAGCATCTGGCCGAGGTCGAAAAGATGGCCCGGGAAGTGGTCAATCGGGTCATCGGGTGA
- the crcB gene encoding fluoride efflux transporter CrcB — protein MANHDYRELAAIFAGGGLGALARAALGMLAVPDPARWPWPTFTVNIVGAFLVGYFTTRLLERLPLSSYRRPLLGTGLCGGLTTFSTMQVETLKMIEHGHWALAAGYTVTSIVLGFLAVHLATVVVRRVRIRS, from the coding sequence GTGGCAAACCACGACTATCGCGAGTTGGCCGCGATTTTCGCCGGCGGGGGATTGGGTGCGCTGGCTCGAGCCGCGCTGGGCATGCTGGCCGTCCCCGACCCGGCGCGGTGGCCCTGGCCGACGTTCACCGTCAACATCGTGGGCGCCTTCCTGGTGGGCTACTTCACCACCCGGCTGCTGGAACGGCTGCCGTTGTCGAGTTATCGGCGCCCGCTGCTCGGCACCGGATTGTGCGGTGGCCTGACCACGTTCTCGACGATGCAGGTCGAGACGCTGAAGATGATCGAACACGGCCATTGGGCGTTGGCCGCCGGCTACACCGTCACCAGCATCGTGCTGGGATTTCTGGCGGTGCACCTGGCCACGGTGGTGGTACGCCGAGTGCGGATACGTTCGTGA
- the crcB gene encoding fluoride efflux transporter CrcB: MTATTAALWLGVLLVGGIGSVSRFLVDRAVARGMARAFPYGTLTVNISGAALLGFLGGLALSRDAALLAGTAFVGAYTTFSTWMLETQRLSEERQMLWAFANIGVSVVLGLAAALIGQWVAQQV; the protein is encoded by the coding sequence GTGACGGCGACGACGGCCGCCCTCTGGCTCGGCGTACTGCTGGTCGGCGGCATCGGGTCCGTATCGCGTTTTCTGGTGGATCGCGCGGTCGCCCGCGGGATGGCCCGGGCGTTTCCCTACGGCACGCTGACGGTGAACATCAGCGGCGCCGCCCTGCTCGGGTTTCTCGGCGGCCTGGCGCTGTCCAGGGATGCGGCCCTGCTGGCCGGCACCGCGTTCGTCGGCGCCTACACCACCTTTTCCACCTGGATGCTGGAAACCCAGCGGCTCAGCGAGGAGCGCCAGATGCTTTGGGCGTTCGCCAACATCGGAGTCAGCGTCGTGCTCGGCTTGGCCGCCGCGCTGATCGGGCAATGGGTCGCGCAGCAGGTATGA
- a CDS encoding DUF488 domain-containing protein translates to MSPSRIRTARIYEDVDPDDGQRVLVDRIWPRGIRKDDPRVGIWCQDVAPSKELREWYQHRPERFDEFASRYERELSDSAALEELRTLTQRGVVTLVTAVREVEISHAAVLARLLQGR, encoded by the coding sequence ATGTCGCCCAGCCGGATCCGGACGGCGCGGATCTATGAAGACGTCGACCCCGACGACGGCCAGCGCGTCCTGGTCGATCGCATCTGGCCGCGAGGCATCCGCAAGGACGACCCACGGGTGGGCATCTGGTGCCAGGATGTCGCGCCGTCGAAGGAACTGCGCGAGTGGTATCAGCACCGGCCCGAAAGGTTCGACGAATTCGCGTCGCGCTACGAGCGGGAGCTCTCCGACAGCGCCGCGCTCGAGGAGCTGCGCACGCTGACCCAGCGCGGCGTCGTGACATTGGTGACCGCCGTTCGCGAGGTGGAGATCAGCCATGCGGCCGTCCTCGCGAGGCTGCTCCAAGGCCGCTGA
- a CDS encoding HpcH/HpaI aldolase/citrate lyase family protein, translating to MYEQVNSHVVDPADIGSRIDPVLARSWLLVNGAHADRFEAAARSRADIVVLDIEDAVAPKDKKAARDNVVGWLDRDNTDWVRINGFGTPWWADDIATLAGSSVGGVMLAMVESVDHITETAKRLPSVPIVALVETARGLERITEIAAAKGTFRLAFGIGDFRRDTGFGEDPSTLAYARSRFTIAAKAAGLPSAIDGPTIGSNPLKLIEATAVSVEFGMTGKICLSPDQCVVVNEGLSPSSDEIGWAKEFFAEFERDGGEIRNGSDLPRIARATKILELARAYGIEVSDFEDEPVHMPAPSDTYHY from the coding sequence ATGTATGAACAGGTCAACAGCCACGTGGTGGATCCGGCCGACATCGGCTCCCGCATCGATCCGGTCCTGGCCCGGAGTTGGTTATTGGTCAATGGCGCGCACGCCGACCGCTTCGAGGCCGCCGCGCGTTCCCGCGCCGACATCGTCGTGCTCGACATCGAGGACGCCGTCGCGCCCAAAGACAAGAAGGCCGCGCGCGACAACGTCGTGGGTTGGCTCGACCGCGACAACACCGACTGGGTTCGCATCAACGGCTTCGGTACCCCGTGGTGGGCCGACGATATAGCCACGCTGGCCGGTAGCTCGGTGGGCGGGGTGATGCTGGCGATGGTCGAATCGGTGGACCACATCACCGAGACCGCGAAACGACTGCCCAGCGTGCCGATCGTGGCGCTGGTCGAAACGGCCCGCGGACTGGAGCGCATCACCGAGATCGCCGCGGCCAAGGGCACTTTCCGGCTCGCGTTCGGCATCGGCGACTTCCGGCGCGACACCGGTTTCGGGGAGGACCCCAGCACCCTCGCTTACGCCCGGTCACGCTTCACCATCGCGGCCAAGGCGGCCGGCTTGCCCAGCGCGATCGACGGTCCGACCATCGGCTCCAACCCGCTGAAGCTCATCGAGGCGACGGCCGTCTCCGTGGAGTTCGGGATGACCGGCAAGATCTGCCTGTCGCCGGACCAGTGTGTGGTGGTGAACGAGGGATTATCCCCCTCATCGGACGAAATCGGTTGGGCGAAGGAGTTTTTCGCCGAGTTCGAGCGCGACGGGGGAGAGATCCGCAACGGTTCCGACCTGCCGCGCATTGCCCGGGCCACCAAGATCCTCGAGCTGGCCCGGGCCTACGGCATCGAAGTGTCCGACTTCGAGGACGAACCGGTGCACATGCCCGCGCCGTCGGACACGTATCACTACTAG
- a CDS encoding SRPBCC family protein: MVLDGGVADISRRRTIAAPRQAVWDVLADLGAVSSWADNVDHSCVMNRGPGGAPLGTTRRVQMGRNALVERVIEFDPPATLAYRIEGLPTRLGKVVNRWTLRPTGDATLVTLTSSVEIGAGPPARLAEWAALRVIAKQSAVLLAGLAHRWENTHA; the protein is encoded by the coding sequence ATGGTGTTGGATGGCGGGGTGGCAGACATCAGCCGACGCCGCACGATAGCGGCGCCGCGGCAGGCGGTCTGGGACGTACTGGCCGACCTCGGCGCCGTGAGTTCGTGGGCCGACAACGTCGACCACTCGTGCGTCATGAACCGCGGCCCCGGCGGCGCGCCGTTGGGCACCACCCGCCGCGTACAGATGGGTCGCAACGCGCTGGTGGAGCGCGTCATCGAGTTCGACCCGCCCGCGACGCTGGCGTATCGCATCGAGGGCCTCCCCACCCGGTTGGGCAAGGTCGTCAATCGCTGGACGCTGCGCCCAACCGGTGACGCGACCCTGGTGACACTGACCAGCTCGGTCGAGATTGGCGCCGGCCCGCCGGCTCGCCTGGCGGAGTGGGCCGCACTCCGCGTCATCGCCAAGCAGTCCGCCGTGTTGCTCGCCGGGCTGGCGCATCGATGGGAGAACACGCATGCCTGA
- a CDS encoding sulfatase-like hydrolase/transferase, with protein MPDRPDIVILMTDEERAAPPYESADVLSWRQRTLRGRGWFDEHGVSFTRHYTGSLACVPSRPTIFTGQYPDLHGVTQTDGIGKRFDDSRLRWLRAGEVPTLGNWFRAAGYDTHYDGKWHISHADLPDPTTGGSLATNDDDGVVDPAAVRRYLDADPLGPYGFSGWVGPEPHGAGLANSGFRRDPLIADRVVAWLDDRYARRRAGDAAAMRPFLLVASFVNPHDIVLFPAWVRRSPVKRSPLDPPHVPAAPTANEDLSTKPAAQIAFREAYYSGYGPAGAVSRSYERNAQRYRDLYYRLHAEVDGPIDRVRRAVTDGGSGNAVLVRTSDHGDLLGAHGGLHQKWFNLYDEATRVPFVIVRVGENATQARTVSAPTSHVDLVPTLLGAAGIDVEATAAALAESFSEVHPLPGRDLMPVVDGGPADDGRTVYLMTRDNVLEGDTGASAFARQLGRAVNPPAPLRIRVPAHVAANFEGLVVRVDDTQARGGAGHLWKLVRTFDDPATWTEPGVRHLATNGVGGEAYRTDPLDDQWELYDLTADPIESQNRWTDPELHELRRHLRMQLKQQRASSVPERNRPWPYANRQPPAGGSKGRARRVLGRLGGRVGGRPAVGPRR; from the coding sequence ATGCCTGACCGTCCCGACATCGTCATCCTGATGACCGACGAGGAGCGTGCGGCGCCGCCGTACGAGTCGGCCGACGTGCTCTCCTGGCGCCAGCGGACGCTGCGAGGACGCGGTTGGTTCGACGAGCACGGGGTCAGTTTCACGCGGCATTACACCGGCTCGTTGGCGTGCGTGCCCAGCCGCCCAACGATTTTCACCGGACAGTATCCGGATCTGCATGGCGTCACGCAGACCGACGGCATCGGCAAGCGATTCGACGACTCCCGGCTGCGCTGGCTGCGTGCCGGCGAGGTGCCGACCCTGGGCAACTGGTTTCGCGCGGCGGGCTATGACACCCACTACGACGGCAAGTGGCACATCTCGCACGCCGACCTGCCCGACCCGACAACTGGCGGATCGCTGGCCACCAACGACGACGACGGCGTCGTCGACCCGGCCGCGGTGCGGCGCTACCTCGACGCCGACCCGCTCGGCCCGTACGGCTTCTCCGGATGGGTAGGACCCGAGCCGCACGGGGCGGGATTGGCTAACAGCGGTTTTCGCCGCGACCCGCTCATCGCCGATCGTGTCGTCGCGTGGCTGGACGACCGCTACGCGCGGCGTCGCGCGGGCGACGCGGCGGCGATGCGCCCGTTCCTCCTGGTGGCCAGCTTCGTCAACCCGCACGACATCGTGCTGTTCCCGGCATGGGTACGACGCAGCCCCGTGAAGCGCTCCCCCCTGGATCCGCCGCACGTGCCGGCCGCGCCCACCGCCAACGAGGACCTATCGACAAAGCCGGCCGCCCAGATCGCTTTCCGCGAGGCGTACTACTCCGGATACGGTCCGGCGGGCGCGGTCAGCCGCAGCTACGAGCGCAACGCCCAGCGCTACCGCGACCTCTACTACCGCCTGCATGCCGAGGTCGACGGGCCGATCGACCGGGTGCGCCGCGCGGTCACCGACGGTGGCTCCGGCAACGCCGTCCTGGTGCGCACCTCCGATCACGGGGACCTGCTTGGGGCGCACGGCGGACTGCACCAGAAGTGGTTCAACCTGTACGACGAGGCCACCAGGGTGCCGTTCGTCATCGTCCGCGTCGGCGAGAATGCGACGCAGGCGCGCACGGTCTCGGCGCCGACGTCGCATGTCGACCTGGTGCCGACGCTGCTCGGCGCGGCGGGCATCGACGTGGAGGCGACGGCCGCCGCGCTCGCCGAGTCGTTCTCCGAGGTGCATCCGCTGCCCGGCCGTGACCTGATGCCGGTCGTGGACGGGGGGCCGGCGGACGACGGCCGAACCGTCTACCTGATGACGCGCGACAACGTGCTCGAAGGCGACACCGGCGCCTCGGCGTTCGCCCGGCAATTGGGTCGGGCCGTGAATCCGCCTGCGCCCCTTCGAATCAGGGTGCCGGCGCACGTCGCCGCCAACTTCGAGGGTTTGGTCGTGCGGGTGGACGACACGCAGGCCAGGGGCGGCGCCGGGCATCTATGGAAGCTGGTCCGCACCTTCGACGACCCGGCCACCTGGACCGAGCCCGGGGTGCGTCACCTGGCCACCAACGGCGTTGGCGGCGAGGCCTATCGCACCGATCCGCTCGACGATCAATGGGAGCTCTACGACCTGACCGCCGATCCGATCGAGTCCCAGAACCGGTGGACCGACCCCGAACTGCACGAGCTGCGACGGCACCTGCGGATGCAGCTCAAACAGCAGCGGGCGTCGTCGGTGCCGGAGCGCAACCGGCCCTGGCCGTACGCGAACCGACAGCCGCCCGCCGGCGGGTCGAAGGGTCGGGCGCGGCGAGTGTTGGGCCGCTTGGGCGGTCGCGTCGGCGGTAGACCGGCCGTCGGGCCGCGCCGATAG
- a CDS encoding hydrogenase — MQTLLFTLGLVLFLLGLLTGFAVPALTNPRMALSSHLEAVLNGMFLVLLGLLWPHIDLPGAWKVAVVVLVVYAAYANWLATLLAAAWGAGRKLAPIAAGGHEASAAKEGFVNFLLLSLAASIVVGVVIVIVGL; from the coding sequence ATGCAGACTCTGCTGTTCACCCTTGGACTGGTCCTGTTCCTGCTCGGCCTGCTCACCGGGTTCGCCGTCCCGGCACTGACGAACCCCCGCATGGCGCTGTCGAGCCACCTCGAGGCGGTCCTCAACGGCATGTTCCTCGTGCTGCTGGGCCTGCTCTGGCCGCACATCGACCTGCCCGGCGCATGGAAGGTCGCCGTCGTCGTGCTTGTCGTGTACGCCGCCTACGCGAACTGGCTGGCGACGCTGTTGGCGGCGGCTTGGGGCGCGGGCCGCAAGCTCGCGCCGATCGCGGCCGGCGGCCACGAGGCGTCGGCGGCCAAGGAGGGATTCGTCAACTTTCTCTTGCTGTCCCTGGCGGCGTCCATCGTGGTCGGGGTGGTCATCGTCATCGTCGGGCTCTGA
- a CDS encoding DUF2750 domain-containing protein, which translates to MAFHLTVDLQARYGRFVDRVRATGEVWVLVGPEMRGAWVESNHYVAEDDEPVRVHLIFSTAAYARQHATAEWADWEAASLDLDEFIAGPLKTMQESGDLVGPDFNADLAGVEIEPIDLARVLLGESEA; encoded by the coding sequence GTGGCTTTTCACTTGACTGTCGATCTTCAGGCGCGGTATGGGCGTTTTGTCGACCGCGTGCGCGCGACGGGCGAGGTCTGGGTGCTTGTAGGCCCAGAGATGCGGGGAGCGTGGGTCGAGTCAAACCACTACGTGGCAGAAGACGACGAGCCCGTCCGGGTCCACCTGATCTTCTCCACGGCCGCCTATGCGCGCCAGCACGCCACGGCGGAGTGGGCGGATTGGGAGGCGGCATCGTTGGACCTCGACGAGTTCATCGCCGGGCCGCTGAAGACCATGCAGGAAAGCGGTGATTTGGTGGGACCCGACTTCAATGCCGACCTTGCCGGTGTTGAGATTGAGCCCATCGATCTGGCCCGTGTCCTCCTCGGCGAGTCCGAGGCGTAA
- a CDS encoding DUF4267 domain-containing protein codes for MSIDRVALVAGSIRLASGISFLVDPVRANRLWGADAQESSPTALLLSRSMGYRDALIGGLLATAALRGKNTGGWFLASAGADASDLLGGLSVRHELKPAQRIVGLGGAVVGIGVGLWGAARRTPGEASD; via the coding sequence ATGTCGATCGATCGTGTCGCGCTCGTCGCGGGCAGCATCCGGCTCGCCTCGGGCATCTCGTTTCTCGTCGACCCCGTTCGTGCGAACCGGCTGTGGGGAGCGGATGCGCAGGAGTCGTCGCCGACGGCGCTGCTGCTGTCGCGGTCGATGGGCTATCGCGACGCATTGATCGGCGGCCTACTCGCGACGGCCGCGCTGCGCGGCAAGAACACCGGCGGCTGGTTCCTCGCCTCCGCCGGCGCGGATGCGTCCGACCTGCTCGGCGGGCTGAGCGTGCGTCACGAGCTGAAGCCCGCCCAGCGAATCGTCGGCCTCGGCGGCGCCGTCGTCGGCATCGGTGTCGGGCTCTGGGGCGCGGCGCGCCGGACCCCAGGCGAGGCATCGGACTAG
- a CDS encoding Rv3090 family protease has product MTWQIVFVIIGLIVAGVAGLFWLLKRNSQGARAKAVTIGALAAAVLFFFWGCFTIVGTRQIAIVTTFGRPTGVSLNNGFHAKWPWQMTHQMDGAIQIDKYVKVGNHDERIMVRLGNQSTALADVSIRWQLKQHAAPELFQQYKTFDNVRVNLIERNLSVALNEVFAAFNPLDPQNLDVSPLPSLAKRAADIMRQDVSGQVDIFDVNVPTIQYDQGTEDKINQLNQQRAQTSIAVEAQRTAEAQAKANEILSRSISNDPNVVVQNCITAAINKGISPLGCWPGSSALPTVPVPGR; this is encoded by the coding sequence ATGACGTGGCAGATCGTATTCGTGATCATTGGCTTGATCGTCGCCGGCGTAGCGGGCTTGTTCTGGCTGCTCAAACGTAATAGCCAAGGCGCTCGCGCCAAAGCGGTCACGATAGGCGCACTGGCGGCGGCGGTGCTGTTCTTCTTCTGGGGCTGCTTCACCATCGTCGGAACCCGCCAGATCGCGATCGTCACCACGTTCGGCCGCCCGACCGGAGTCAGCCTGAACAACGGCTTCCACGCCAAGTGGCCCTGGCAGATGACCCACCAGATGGACGGTGCCATTCAGATCGACAAGTACGTCAAAGTCGGCAACCACGACGAGCGCATTATGGTGCGGCTGGGCAACCAATCCACCGCCCTGGCCGACGTCAGCATCCGCTGGCAGCTCAAGCAGCACGCCGCCCCCGAACTGTTCCAGCAGTACAAGACCTTCGACAACGTGCGCGTCAATCTCATCGAGCGCAATCTGTCGGTCGCGCTCAACGAGGTGTTCGCCGCGTTCAACCCCCTGGACCCGCAGAACCTCGACGTCTCCCCGCTGCCGTCACTGGCCAAGCGTGCCGCCGACATCATGCGCCAGGACGTGAGTGGCCAGGTCGACATCTTCGACGTCAACGTGCCCACGATCCAGTACGACCAGGGCACCGAGGACAAGATCAACCAGCTCAACCAGCAACGCGCCCAGACCTCGATCGCCGTGGAGGCCCAACGGACCGCCGAGGCCCAGGCGAAGGCCAACGAGATCCTGTCCCGCTCGATCAGCAACGACCCCAATGTTGTTGTGCAGAACTGCATTACGGCCGCGATCAACAAGGGGATCAGCCCGCTCGGTTGTTGGCCGGGCAGCTCAGCTCTGCCCACCGTTCCCGTCCCGGGACGCTGA